A genomic window from Flavobacterium johnsoniae includes:
- a CDS encoding MepB family protein, with translation MDFTISEINSKSISKDLFNAKEVVFDKASLELANLQKEDESDEYSAFRFSLNNKKICYREAKITPTKTGQFVTLWKRNKTGIIEPFDFSDAIDFVIVSVRKGENWGQFIFPKKTLLEKGIFSTEKKEGIRATRVYPSWDETTSKQAQKTQKWQLDHFFDFRNEVDFDRLKKIFA, from the coding sequence ATGGACTTTACAATTTCTGAAATAAATTCAAAATCAATTTCAAAAGACTTATTTAATGCTAAAGAAGTTGTTTTTGATAAAGCAAGTTTAGAATTGGCTAATCTTCAAAAAGAAGACGAAAGTGACGAATATAGTGCCTTTCGCTTTTCTTTAAACAATAAAAAAATCTGTTATAGAGAAGCCAAAATAACGCCAACTAAAACAGGGCAATTTGTTACTTTATGGAAAAGAAATAAAACAGGAATTATCGAACCTTTTGATTTTTCTGATGCAATAGATTTTGTAATTGTAAGTGTTCGAAAAGGAGAGAATTGGGGACAATTTATTTTCCCTAAAAAAACTTTACTAGAAAAAGGTATTTTTTCAACAGAAAAGAAAGAAGGAATTAGAGCAACACGCGTTTATCCATCTTGGGACGAAACGACAAGCAAACAAGCTCAAAAAACACAAAAATGGCAATTGGATCACTTTTTTGATTTTAGAAATGAAGTTGATTTCGATAGACTAAAAAAAATATTCGCATAA